GCTAGTCTCTGTACTACTACTGTGGGTTACAACAGTGCTTCCTCTGACAGATGAGGTGACATGTATAACACACCACTGTGTTCACTGTTGTCACATCTTGTAACTAGAcacatcttgtgtgtgtctctcgacAGGTCCCTGATTCTATAAAGTCCCAGTACAAGTGTCCCCCGGCCATGATTGCCCCGGCAGGGATCCGCAACGGGGAGCTGGTCTGTAACAGCAGTTCAGAAACCCCTCAGCAGCACTTTACACCCTCTCAGCACTTAACCAGTGAGGATGAGCAACAGGAGGTAGGTAACTGGTGTTACCCAGCAGTGATATACAATGTCTCATTTAAATCCCACATCTTTAATACTGATTGAATGTGTTCTGTTTTCCTGTGTTGTCTCCTAGTGGCTCAGAGACGTCATCACACTCCAGTGCAGCATAGTGAGACATCTGTCAGCCAAGCAGAAGCTGTCGTCCGAATGGGACTCTGGGAAGACGGACATGGCCGACATCAAATCCTGTGTCACAGCAGAGGAGGCTAGTGCTGTGTGCAattctaaccagactgagtcgcCAGCCTCCAAGCCTAAAGCTGACAGTGCAGCAGTTTGCCCCCAGGGGGCGCCTGCACTCAAGGAAGGGAAGTGTAGCATGTGTACAGAGAAGCCTTGTCACAACTGTGGGCCCAGTAATGTTAACGGTCCCCTGGAGGAGCAGCTGGCTTGGACCAATGGGAGTCCAGAGGCCTGCAGACAGGACAACCTCCACAAGCTGAGAGAGCCCTCAGGTCTTGATAGGACTGTTCCTCAGACACCAGCAGCTTCCAGCCCGGAGTCACCCAACCACACTGGTAAAGCTGTGGTCAAGACCGAGAACACCCTCTTAAGACCCTGTGAAGGGACGGCCTCCTCATCCACCTGTCCCTTCAAACCAGACCTCAGAGGCCCCTCTCCACCTCACAGACCCTCCCCAGGCACACAGGGCCCTGCTCTAACCAGTAGCAGCAGCACTGTGGGGTCCTGTGCCCTCACTCCACCCAGAGCACCATACCAGATCAAGAGGATGACCAAGCTGGGCTCCACCCCACCAGCAGATGGGAAAGTCAGTCGTGATGCTGTGACCACCAGGAGTGGTCCTCTGCTCCCCAGCTCTTTCTCTATGGTAGACCTGTCCAGCCGTCTGAAGGCTGTGGCAGACTGCCATGGTGGTAAGTCTCACCTGATTTTAATAAGACACATTTTTAGATTGGTGAGGAAAAGTTGGATCCACACTGAATTCCTTCTCTTTTTGCTAACAACATGATAATATTCCAGAGATTCAGATGAGTAGTCTGGATGAGAAGTTCATTGAACTCCTGGCCTGGCAAAGGATCCAGCAGCTGTTTGGGCCTAAAGCCCCTTCCCCTCCACAGAGCAGCTGTATCAGCCTACCTCCTGTTCCACAACCCCAGCCTACAGAAGGTAAGAGAACCTTGTTCATTATCAACACCATTTTGTATTCCCTATATTTCTACCTAACTGACTCACTGTCCATTCCCTCACTAACCTTGCCATCTTCACTCCTATTATTCTGTCCATTTATATTGATGTCCATTACTTCTATCCCCCTTTTATGTTTGTAAAATCATCCCTTAGTtagtttatcctgtattgttacATTTGACTGCTTTGAATATTGCACCATTGTGAGAAAGAGAATGTGTTATCTTCTTTCTCAGCACAAAACAAGAATATTCAGGCCAGGGCTGTGTTTTATCCTTTGACTGGGAAAGGAGGAGCTGTCCGTATGTGCTACAGAAACCTGTACATAGGAAATGGTAAGATTCACTCCCAATcccaaataacacaacatgacccAATAACAGGACCTTCTATTCATGTAAAGGTGTCTTTCATCCCTGGCAGATTTTGCTGACTTGAGGTTATGTCTTGTTATTTGCAGGTGCTGACATGGACGTGTGCCTTACAAACTATGGTCATTGTAATTATGTTTCAGGAAAACATGCCTGTATCTTCTATGATGAGGTGAGTGGGTCATTTCACCTTTAAACATGTACTTGGTTTTGGAATACATTTTACAATAATTTGTGAACTGTGAAGAAATAgagtataaatacatttgataactATTTTTTATTGTTTCGGGGATTCGTTTTAGAAGCTGCTCTGTGAATTAAATATTTCATTCTGTAACTGCTCTTGCCTTGATCAGAACACCAAGCAGTATGAGCTCCTCAACTACAGTGAACATGGGACTACGGTGGACAATGTGCTGTACTCCTGTGACTTCTCTGAGAAGACTGGGCCAAGCCCCTCCAGCAGCCTGGTCTCCAAAGTGCAGAACATTATCAGTGAGTGGAGCTCCTCTCATGGCCTCCTATAGAAACAGGAAGGAATGAACATTTACCTCTGATAAAGGGCCATGCTCTGACATGCCATGTTTCCGAATGTTGTTAAAGCAGAGGCAGGTGATGGTGTTCAAAGGTCTGAGTGTTTTGTGATGCTTGTAACCCGCAGAGCGCTGCAAGAGGAGGAAGCAGGAAGAGGAAGGGGCAGCGGAGCCCATGGTGCTAGAGGAGGGGGTGATGAGACCGTGTCAGGTGACTCCTTCTAGCCACTGCTGCGACTGCAAGGCCAGCAGCTCCAGTCTGATCGGGGGCAGTGGAGCAGGCTGGGAGGGCACTGCCCTGCTCCATCACGGCAGCTTCGTCAAGCTGGGCTGCATGCAGTTTGTTTTCAGTATTACAGAGTTTGCCTGCAAGCAGCCCAAAGAGGAAACCCTTAACAACCCAACTACCACCACTGCCACCCCCCAGTCCCAGGAGGAAACAGAACCCTCTGACAAGCACACGTCCACCTCCCAGCTCCACCAAGTGCCAGTGCTgcaccctaaccctgtcccctagcCCAATCATGTCCCCTCAGCAACAAGAACCAGCCTCAGCAGCTATACTTGTATACTGCATCAAAAAGAGAGCGCTTTTTTGATGTTCCAACATTTGCATGAAATGAAGTATTTTTCAGTCTCAGATTTTGTGGGCAAGTTGCACATACAATTTGTATTGTTGTTTTTTGTAACTGGACAATTTTCTGAAAGTTTTTGAATTGGCTTTGAAAAAGGGGGATGGTTTATCGTTGACATTATGTGAAGAAATGTAAACATCACCAGGTTTCCAACATACTTGTAAAGAACTCCAATCATTCTATTTTTGCCAGTAATGATGGCATAAACTTATTTTTTCTCTGAAAATGCAACTTTTATTTACTTTTTATAAATTTAGTTTGTGTACTGTATCTGTAAATTTAGTTGGGTTCACATGTTTGTTTTGCTACTATTGCACTACAGTAGCACTATATTCAAACATACGTGTACACATCCATGCTTATACATGCTGTATACATGGTTGTGTGTGTTGAaatacacgaacacacacacaaaatatacaTGATTAAGAATAATTTTAACATAGAACAAGGAAGCATAGGATTCTGTATGCAAACTTTAATTATGGCCATTTTGGCTTTTAAATCTTTCCAGTGCTTCATGTGAATTTGGTGCAGTAGTTTACAAAAGTTTTagtccctttttttttttttttttttccccaagTGTCTGATTTTAGAAATAATTCATCTGAACTTTGTCATGTACTCTGTAAATACAAAGCAACTTTGACTTGGTTTCTTGTCTGTCATAGTCACTGTAAATACCTAAAGATTTTTAAGCGTCAGTGAAGACCGTGGCTTCTGTCATTTCATTCGTTGCTAACAACCAATTGGGCGATTCCATGCCAGCATAGCCCGAACATATTTTTGGTATCcgattgttctggcaattctcacattgggaggaaggatgtttgacatgtttttttacattttgtatcacaaacagtttttttttttttatcaagaaAGTGGCCATTTTAGGCTGTTTTTAGACCTATACATTCCTTCTGTAAGACCTGATGTCTGAACTGTACATAATAGACATCTTGTCATTATACTCCTCATAGTGTAACTCTATTATATGGAATACGGTGGGCATCATGTGTTCATCCCTTTTGGAATTTCTTTCAcatttttgttgcattacaaagtAGGATGGAAAtggattttatttttttttgtcattgatCTACACGAGATGCTTCATGTCAGTGAAAATAAAATTCTACAAATTAATAAATGAAATAACTAAAATAGAGTTGTTGCGTAAGTATTCACCCCCGTTTGTTTAGGCAAGCataaattagttcaggagtacATTTTGGCTTAACAAGTTACATGGGCTcactgtgtgaaataataggggttgacatggtttttgaatgactaccccttcctctgtcccccatgcAAGGTCCttcagtcaagtattgaatttcaactacacagaccagggagcttttcaaaAGCCTCAAAGAAGGGCTGTGATTGATAGATGGGTAGCAATAACAAATTaaacattgaatatctctttaaaGAGATACCTTTGTATAAAGTACTGTAGCACTCacaagccaaaagtggtccccgaaCTAGTCACATACATGTGCACCATGTCATTGTGCTCTTTCCTGCTCTGCTGGGTGCCATTGAAATGGTAAGGGGCTGAAGCTagaattgctagggggctggcccagGTGAGGGAAAATGTTGtagcacagcttccagaaaacaGTTTCTTTCAAACTAGGCATTtcatggctaattgaggtaagactCCTTCTGGTCATCAATTACATATTCACATATTCACACCAGCCCAAAGTtggaggtttaaaaaaaatactagtTGCCAAAGTTCTGAAGCATGTCTGTAATTATGGTGaggatgtattaaaccacccagacacatcaaagatacagttgtccttctgaactgagctgcaggacaggaaggaaactgctcagggatgtcaACATGAGGCCATTAGTGGTTTTAAAACCGCTACAGAGTCctatggctgtgatgggagaaaactgagatGGATCCACAGTATTGTAGTGACTACAGTGACGACCTAAAAGACAGTGTGAAaagaagaatacaaatattccaaaacatgcatcctgtatgcaacaaggcactaaagtaatactgcaaaggaatacactttttggcctaaatggAAGCCTTAtgttggggaaaatccaatacacATCACTGAATAGCTGCCTCTttactgtcaaacatggtggtggctgcatcatggtatgagTATGCTTGACATTGgcaaagactggggagtttttcaggatgaaaagaaACGAGATGTCGTTAAGCACAGGCtaagtcctagaggaaaacccTCCTCAGTCTGGGACACAGGGAGGGGATTCAcatttcagcagaacaataaccaacaacacaaggccaaatcttaactggagttgcttaccaactTAGAAGACAATGTTTGGAGTGGTTAAGTTGccgttttgacttaaatctgcttgaaaatctgcttgaaaatctatagcaagacttgaaaatggctgtctagctaTGAACTCCAACACTTGGACAGAGCTTGAATTTTGAAAAGAAAAATGGgtaaatattgcacaatccaggggtgcaaaactcttagagatttacagctgtaattgctgccaaaggtgattctaacatgtattgactaagGGGGGTGAATACTAATCAAATCAaggtatattagtgttttatttttaaaatgcttgatcttttattccactttgacattacaggcTATTATGTGTAGACCGTTGATTAAGAAcattacaattaaatccattttaatcccactttgtaacaataaaatgtgaagaaatcctaagggggtgaatacttaagatattgatacccactgtatatatctaCCTTCTGAAATACACATTTCCACAATTTATTCAACGTAAAAAATATGACTATGAATATCTTAAAAGTACCCTTTTTTATTTACTTAATTTCAAGACATTGGTTGGAACAATATACTAGTATACAAGCACATCACATTTCTAGAGTGGGCTCTCTACTAATTCTGATTAAATGATACATTTTATGAGCGCCACCAGCTCAATGAATGGCAAAATGGATCTGTGATTGGTTAATGACCTATAATGTAAATTTCGATGTTTAAAATGGGTCATATATCTTAAAAGTACCAGAGAGCCACTCTGGAAATGTTATGTGTTTGAAGAGTATATTGTTACAATCAATGTCAAGAAAAAATAAGACATCAACAAAGGTCATCTTTTAGATATCCAGATTAATATTTTGTATGTTGAATAAATTCATGtgtaaactatcaaaataaagaaagtcgcacactccatatataaactccctgTAATTTATTTGTTATTTGCCAATGTTTCGGCATCACAGCCTTCTTCAGGGTCATAAATGAATGtgggaaaatgtatttcagaatctTGACATACTACATTTTTGAGAGCACACTTTAAGGACtgtgatgttgtctgtatcatggaTCATAAGGTCT
The Oncorhynchus keta strain PuntledgeMale-10-30-2019 chromosome 11, Oket_V2, whole genome shotgun sequence genome window above contains:
- the LOC118390290 gene encoding PHD finger protein 12-like; translated protein: MWDKMETPTIVYDLDTSGGLMQQIQALLAPPKSEDGEKKGRKPDKNARRAGRATNHDTCDSCREGGDLLCCDHCPAAFHLQCCNPPLSKEMLPPGDWMCHRCMVRRKKREIKKEQMNGLLDRQLSKQSPSPAAEFELAPGTLRLDPTAAVGGTTGLRAAAVAQVRLLERRPSSRPNTPTSTASTDTATPSEQNDMDDDILDVEDDSQGSEPESSTPHLKRPFDLLIAAAMERNPTQFQLPNELTCTTALPGTSKKRRRDEMTGKNVKRLQHELDHNGLVPLPVKVCYPCGRSCRLAPLIQCDYCPLLFHMDCLDPPLTAMPVGKWMCPNHIEHMVLKQRSLPLSGRCQLFDQFQDRMSQHAVKVDFLQRVHRLNTPVRRGAHTQLKKTFKVPDSIKSQYKCPPAMIAPAGIRNGELVCNSSSETPQQHFTPSQHLTSEDEQQEWLRDVITLQCSIVRHLSAKQKLSSEWDSGKTDMADIKSCVTAEEASAVCNSNQTESPASKPKADSAAVCPQGAPALKEGKCSMCTEKPCHNCGPSNVNGPLEEQLAWTNGSPEACRQDNLHKLREPSGLDRTVPQTPAASSPESPNHTGKAVVKTENTLLRPCEGTASSSTCPFKPDLRGPSPPHRPSPGTQGPALTSSSSTVGSCALTPPRAPYQIKRMTKLGSTPPADGKVSRDAVTTRSGPLLPSSFSMVDLSSRLKAVADCHGEIQMSSLDEKFIELLAWQRIQQLFGPKAPSPPQSSCISLPPVPQPQPTEAQNKNIQARAVFYPLTGKGGAVRMCYRNLYIGNGADMDVCLTNYGHCNYVSGKHACIFYDENTKQYELLNYSEHGTTVDNVLYSCDFSEKTGPSPSSSLVSKVQNIIKRCKRRKQEEEGAAEPMVLEEGVMRPCQVTPSSHCCDCKASSSSLIGGSGAGWEGTALLHHGSFVKLGCMQFVFSITEFACKQPKEETLNNPTTTTATPQSQEETEPSDKHTSTSQLHQVPVLHPNPVP